One genomic window of Conger conger chromosome 9, fConCon1.1, whole genome shotgun sequence includes the following:
- the psmb4 gene encoding proteasome subunit beta type-4, whose amino-acid sequence MRSSCFKPRMSSFPPVFKMDPSGMKMSFWENGPKPGQFYSFPGNSNPTVPGCGPVRHTLNPMVTGTSVLGVKFTGGVIIAADMLGSYGSLARFRNISRLMKVNENTILGASGDYADYQYLKQIIEQMVIDEELLGDGHSYSPKAIHSWLTRVMYNRRSKMNPLWNTVVIGGFYNGESFLGYVDKLGVAYEAPTVATGFGAYLAQPLMREVVENKVEITKAEAQALVERCLKVLYYRDARSYNRHEIAIVTEEGVEIVGPLSSETNWEIANMVSGFE is encoded by the exons ATGCGGTCAAGTTGCTTCAAGCCACGTATGTCGTCATTTCCGCCAGTTTTCAAAATGGACCCGAGCGGAATGAAGATGAGTTTTTGGGAGAACGGACCTAAACCCGGTCAATTTTATTCCTTTCCCGGTAACAGTAACCCCACAGTTCCTGGATGTGGACCCGTAAGACACACACT TAACCCCATGGTAACGGGTACGTCTGTACTGGGCGTCAAGTTTACCGGCGGCGTCATCATCGCGGCGGACATGCTCGGCTCCTACGGGTCCCTGGCCCGCTTCCGCAACATCTCGCGTCTCATGAAGGTCAACGAAAACACCATCCTGGGCGCCTCCGGGGACTACGCCGACTACCAGTACCTCAAACAGATCATCGAGCAGATGGT GATCGACGAGGAGCTGCTGGGCGACGGGCACAGCTACAGCCCCAAAGCCATCCACTCCTGGCTCACCCGCGTGATGTACAACCGCCGCAGCAAGATGAACCCGCTGTGGAACACGGTCGTCATCGGAGGCTTCTACAACGGCGAGAG TTTCCTGGGTTATGTGGACAAGCTGGGCGTGGCCTATGAGGCTCCTACAGTGGCCACAGGGTTCGGGGCCTACCTGGCACAG CCGCTCATGAGGGAGGTGGTGGAGAACAAGGTGGAGATCACTAAGGCGGAGGCGCAGGCCCTGGTGGAGCGCTGCCTCAAAGTGTTGTACTACCGCGACGCCCGCTCCTACAACCGG CACGAGATCGCCATCGTAACGGAAGAGGGCGTGGAGATCGTGGGGCCCCTGTCTTCTGAGACGAACTGGGAGATCGCCAACATGGTCAG TGGCTTCGAGTGA